In the Drosophila takahashii strain IR98-3 E-12201 chromosome 3R, DtakHiC1v2, whole genome shotgun sequence genome, one interval contains:
- the Burs gene encoding bursicon, whose translation MLRHLLRHENNKVFVLILLYCVLVSILKLCTAQADSSVAASDNDITHLGDDCQVTPVIHVLQYPGCVPKPIPSFACVGRCASYIQVSGSKIWQMERSCMCCQESGEREAAVSLFCPKVKPGERKFKKVLTKAPLECMCRPCTSIEESGIIPQEIAGYSDEGPLNNHFRRIALQ comes from the exons ATGCTGCGCCACCTGCTCCGCCACGAGAACAACAAGGTCTTCGTCCTGATCCTGCTCTACTGCGTCCTGGTCAGCATCCTGAAACTCTGCACGGCCCAGGCGGATAGTTCAGTGGCCGCCAGCGATAATG ATATTACGCATCTCGGCGACGATTGCCAGGTGACCCCCGTCATTCATGTGCTCCAGTATCCCGGATGTGTGCCCAAGCCAATTCCCTCATTCGCCTGTGTGGGTCGCTGTGCCAGTTATATTCAG GTATCGGGCAGTAAGATCTGGCAAATGGAACGCTCCTGCATGTGCTGCCAGGAATCTGGGGAACGGGAGGCAGCCGTCTCGCTCTTCTGTCCCAAAGTGAAGCCCGGCGAGCGGAAGTTCAAGAAGGTCCTGACCAAGGCTCCGCTGGAGTGCATGTGCCGGCCATGCACCTCAATCGAGGAGTCGGGCATCATACCGCAGGAAATAGCCGGCTACTCGGATGAAGGTCCCCTCAACAATCATTTCCGGCGTATCGCTCTGCAATAG